The region AGTTCGGGATCAAAAATACGTCGATGGGTAGCCGAAATGCCCGCCCCCGGCCCGCCATGCAGAAACACAACGGGAATACCTTCTGGATTGCCGCATTCTTCGGCATAAAGCGTATGCCCGTCGCCGGTATCAAGGCGATAATGCCGCCGCGGGGCTATGGGTGGGAAAAGGTGCTGGACTTCCGAATAGGACCTCATCCCGCAAGCTTACGCAAGATAGGGAAGATCGTTGATATCCTCGACCCGGGCTTCAAGATTGGTGCGAAGTTTGCTCATCGCGCGGGCTTCAAGCTGGCGGACCCGCTCCTTGCTGACCCCGAAATCACGGCCAAGCTCGTCCAGCGTCGCTCCGTCTTCCTCAAGCCGCCGACGCATGATGATCATCTTCTCCCGCGGGCTGAGATCTTCGAGCGCATCGGCAAGCCATGCCGAAAGCTTGGTCACATCGCGGCTTGTTGCCACCGACATTTCAGGTGTTGGGCGATCATCAACGAGGAAATCCTGGGCGGCATGTTCATTTTGCTCACCAAGCGGGGCGTTGAGCGAGGAATCCGCGCCGGAAAGACGCTGTTCCATATGGGTGACATCGCCGAGGCTGACGCCGATCGTATCGGCGATCTGCTGGCGTCCTTCATCGGTCAGCATCCCGCCTTCGGCTTCCCCGATTCGGGCCCGCAGACGGCGGAGTTTGAAGAAAAGGGATTTATGCGCCGATGTCGTGCCGGTGCGCACAATCGACCAGTTGCGCAGGACATAATCCTGGATTGAGGCGCGAATCCACCAGACGGAATAGGTTGAAAACCGGACTTCACGTTCCGGATCGAAACGGCTGGCCGCCTGCATGATGCCGATATTGCCTTCCTGGATCAGATCCCCGAGAGGCAGACCGTAATGTCGGAATTTCGAAGCAATGCTCACCACAAGCCGGGAATAGGCAAGGACAAGCTGATGCAGAGCTCGCTCATCTTCGTTGTCACGCCATGATTTGGCCAGTTTCAACTCGTCATCACGTTCAAGCAGAGACTGCCGCATGATCCGGCGAATAAACCTGTTGTCGGCCCTGAGCGTCTCGTTGCGGTCATCCATTTTTCACTCCCCTGCCGCCAATTGCAAAATACTTTTGGTGGTTATCTGATAAACTGGAGTGCGAAACATCTGTTTCAAGGCATATTTTAAATATTTTTTATTTTTTTGCAATCACGCCGCGTCCATCAGGTTTTCAAGCTTGATTGCCGCCGCGGATTGATCGATTTTTTCGATCGCCGCAAATTCCCGGGCGAGACGCTCAAGTGCTGCCTGATACATCTGTCTTTCGCTGTAGGACTGTTCGGTCTGGTTGTTCCGCTTCCTGAGGTCACGAACGACTTCGGCAATGGATACAGGATCACCCGAACGGATCTTGTCATCATACTGCTTGGCACGCTTTGACCACATGTCCCGGCGGACCCGGGCCTTGCCCTTGAGGGTGGTGATCGCTTCATCCATCTGCTTGCGCGACGAGAGCGTCCGCAGGCCGAGGCTGCGGGCCTTTTCAAGCGGAACACGCAAGGTCATCCGGTCCTGTTCAAACCGGACAATGAGCATGTCGATTTCCATCCCGGCAATGCTGTTCTGTTCCGTGCCCAGAATACGGCCAACGCCATGGGTCGGGTAGACAACAAAGTCATCGGTGTTGAATTCGGTTTCTGTTTTCTGTTTAGCCATTGATCCTACCATCACTTTCCTGCGAAAAGCGAAAAAGCCAAGCATCCGCCCCGAACGAGCCGATACCAAAGACTTTTCTGTCTCCATAGAACAAGGTCATGAAGCGTGGAATCCCGCGCCCCAACCGCCGGCACGCATGAACGATGACCTAGTGAAACATGACTATAGCATAAACTGGCCGAAAATGCCAACCCTGTGGCATCTGCCCCCGGATCAGGCGCCTTTACCCGGCTTGTCGGAGAAGTATTTCTCAAACTTGCCTTCCATATCCTTGAAGTCGTCGGCATCGGTCGGAGCCTCGATCTGGCGGGTGATGTTCGGCCAGATTTCAGCCATGTCGGCATTGAGCTTGAGCCAGGCTTCGGCGCCCGGGTCGGTATCGGGAAGGATGGCTTCGGGCGGGCATTCCGGCTCACAGACCCCGCAGTCGATACATTCATCGGGATGAATAACCAGCATGTTTTCACCTTCGTAAAAACAGTCAACAGGACAGACTTCAACACAATCCGTGTATTTGCACCGGATGCATTTGTCGTTCACGATATAGGTCATCGATATCTCCTGGGGGTAGGCAACGGCTATGTCTAGCCGAAGGCAATAAAGACTTCAAGAAACGAATTCAGCTTTTGAGGCTGTCAATTTGTCGCCGCTCCCTTTTGGTGGGCCTGCCTGCCCCCTTGTCACGCTGCTCAAAGGGAGGAGGCGTGTCTTTCGGCCGCCGCTCCCTCGGCTCCGGCGGCGCCAGATCATCATAGAGAAGCCGGGCTTCAGTCACAGGGCGGCGACGCGGCGACATGGCCAGAACACGGATCACCCGGATATCTTCACCTTTTGGAAAGGTCAGTACATGGCCTTCGCTGACCTGGCGATGCGGCTTTGACATCGGCTCGCCATCAAGGCGCAGCCTGCCGCTGGCCACAAGCCGGTTGGCATCGCTGCGTGTCTTGAAAAACCGCGCCACCCAAAGCCATTTATCGATGCGCATCGTATCGAGGGAGTCCACCGGCGAGGCCATGGCTCAGGAATGCCCTTCCTTGAGCCTTGCCAGCACCGCAAAGGGGGAATCGGGATTGACGGCAGGGGGTTTTGTCCTTCCCCCTGATTGATGCGGCTTTCCGGGCCTGCCACCCTTTTTCCTGCGCCGCGGCTGACCTTCTTTGCCTGGCTGTTTGCCTTCACCGGGCTTGCCCTTGCGTGGCCGGGCAGGACGTTCAAAAACACCGGCGGGCGGTTTCTCCGGGTCCTCGGAGGGAATTTCATCCACCTTGCGATAACCGAGATCGGCAAGGATCTTTTCCATCTGCGGGCGTGTTGCCCCGGCAAGCGAAAGCATTTCCTCGCTGATCTGGAACCTGCCTTCACGGGCGGCGGCACGAATGACGGCGGAAAGACGCTCTGCCATGTCAACGCGCATGACGCGATCACCGAGCCGGCGATATCCGGTGGCAAGCCAGTAGGCGTCGCTGACCCCTTCTTTATGGTCAATCGCCACCCGTCCTGCCGGCGGCGGTCCATCTTCGGGGAATTCCCCGGTATTGAGGCTGAAGAGAAGAGCTTTTGCCGCTATCTGCGCCGGTTTGAGCAGATCCGCCATATAGATCATGTCCACCCCGAGCCTGATCCCGTGCTGGGCCAGCAGGCGGCGGCCATCGTCGTCGAGTTCCTTGATCATGCCGCCCACCACCTGGCTTGGAAGCGTGCCGAGATTTTCATAGACCTGATAAGCGATACCCCGGGCCGGGCCGGTGAGCGTATCACCCGTCAGCGCAACCGCCTTTTCCAGCACGGTCTTCGGCCATTCGGCGGCAAAGGCGTTGAGCCGGTCCTGCACGGTTTTGAGCTGATCCCCCTCAAGCATGGTCGAGGGCCGGACTTCCGCCCGGGGCTGATAGAGCTGATCCCCCTTGATCAGGTTGCCGATATGTGATTCACGCCAGAAAATCCGGCCAGCCGGGTCAAGCTGAAACGCCGTATCCGCCGATGCCGCAAGCGCACGCACGCGCTGGGAAATCTCTTCGGGAAGCGCCTTGCGGGCGGCGGCAAGCACCGGCCCTTTCTCATCGCTTTCCGAAATGGAAGGGGTGAAGACAAACCCATCGAGCCGGCCGACGTCTTCGCCTTCAACAATAACAGTCCCATCAGGTTTAACAGATGACATAAGAGATGTATTTTCCTTCAGGCGCCGCGACAGAACCGCTGCCCGACGATCAACAAAACGCTGGGTCAGCACATTATTAAGACTATCTGATACCCTGTCCTCGATGTCCCTTGCAAGCCCCTGAAAGCTTTCGGCATCATCAAGCCAGTCGCGGCGCTGGGTAATATAGCTCCAGGTGCGGATGCGGGACAGGCGCTGCATGAGCGTATCGATATCCCCATCAGGCCGGTTATATCGCTGCATCTGGGCCGAAACCCAGTCCTTCGGCAGGACTTCCCCCGCCGCCAGGTGCTGAAAGATCCGGGCCAGCAACTGGGCATGGCTGTCGGTAAATTCTCGTTGATAATCAGGGATTTGGCAAACATCGTAAAGCCGCCTGACCTGATCCTCCCCATGGGCAAGAACGCGGATCTCGTCCCGGGAAAGAAGACTTGCAAGGGTGAGGTGATCATCGGCATCCGCTTTCCGTGACATCAGGGGTGATGGCGGATTTGCCTCAAGACTGCGCAAAAGCGCATCGGGCGATGAAAAATCAAGCTGGCTGTTGCGCCAATAGACACCGGAAAGGTAACGGAAACGGTGATTCTCTATCGCCGCTATCAGCTCATCTTCGAACATGGAGCAATGATCGGTGATGCCAAAAGTGCCATCGCTTGTGTAGCGGCCGGCACGGCCGGCGATCTGCCCCAGTTCAGCCGGCGACAGCCGACGTGCGCGGCGGCCATCGAATTTGACATCATCGGCCAGCGCAATGTGATCAATATCCATATTGAGCCCCATGCCGATGGCATCGGTGGCAACCATGTAATCCACATCACCGGATTGAAAGAGTTCAACCTGGGCGTTGCGCGTCCGCGGGCTGAGCGCCCCCATGACAATCGCCGTACCGCCGCGCTGCGCCCGGATCAGTTCCGCGAGTTTGTAGACATCGGCGGCCGAAAACGCGACGACGGCAGACCGGCGCGGCAGGCGCGTGACTTTCTTCTGCCCGGCCCAGCTCAGGCGTGAGAGACGCTGGCGGGTGGTGACGGCGATCCCCGGGATGATCTGCTCCAGCACCCGGCGGATGGTCTCCGCCCCAAGCAGTAGCGTCTCCTCCCTCCCGCGGGCATGGAGTATGCGATCGGTGAAGACATGGCCGCGTTCAGGATCGGCGGCGAGCTGAATTTCGTCAATGGCAAGAAAATCGACCCGCCGGTCCAGCGGCATCGCCTCCACGGTGCAGAGGAAATATCTTGCCCGCGGCGGGATGATCTTCTCCTCGCCGGTGATCAGCGCAACCTGCTCGCGTCCTGCCCGGGCCACGGCGCGATCGTAATTCTCCCGGGCCAGAAGACGCAAAGGGAAGCCGAACATGCCCGAAGAATGCCCCAGCATCCGTTCCATGGCATACCAGGTCTTGCCGGTATTGGTCGGGCCGAGCACCGCCGTCGGCAAAGGGTCACGCTGTGGGTCAAAGGGAGGCATGGCAGACCTCAGGGGAATATCAAAAGAAGATTATGCCCAAGACAACCCGAAGGGGGAAGAGATTAAGGGGAGATCCAATCTATATTATCTAGTTTATTTGCTGAAAATTGAATTGGATTAAGATTCAAAATTGGCAACAGATCACCTCTCAAACATTTTATTTTTCCATAATCTTTTCTGAATTCGTACACACGATATAACCAGTAACTGGAACGAAATTTATTCGAAGCCATTAATTCATTTTTAGTCAGATAAAAGGGATGATCTAGAGACATTGAAGTTGTTTTGACTTCTATCAGCCTTTTTCTTTCTGAAACATCAAAGGAATAAATATCATAACCGAGATTTTGTTTACTTACATCCTCGACCTGTTCGGCAAGTTGAGGCAGTCCCGCGCTGATCAACCTCTTTTTCTCATACCGAATGACAAATTTCTCACCAAGCCTGCCGAGTTTTCTGTCTGCTCTGGTCGGTGTGCGTAAATTTTTTATACTTTCAATTTCTCTCAATTGTGTTTCTGAAAAGGTGCATAATTTTTCGGCAATTAACTTCCATGCATTGGCGGTCACCGTGCTACCTTCAGAAAGTGCATCTCGGCTATCCAAATCGAGCAACTTCAAAATTGCCAAGACGGCCTCATGCTTTCCAAGGTTCTTTAGGTCCTTCTCTGCCGGTGAGAGGGTAGCCAATATATCAAGTATTGCATTTGCGGTTACCGTTCCACCTCTTGAAAAATATTCCTGTTTTAAGGGAAGCCCTACTGCATCAAGTGAAATTGCCGCTAATGTTTGTTTTGTCGGCTGGGTATAATTAATCGATAGCTCATGGAAGTTATGAAATCTTCTTAACTGAGCATTCAATCGCTTTTGAACATCCGCCGGAATATTTAATTTCAAAACAGTTCTCCACGGTTAACGCTGACTTTGGAAAACCGTGGAGTCATTACAAGCTGTTGTTTGCGAATTTTGCTGGGTTCAAGGATACGCTGTTCCGAAAGTTCGATATATTTTTTTTCGACTTCATACCCTATTGCTTTGCGGCCCAATTCAACTGCGACTTTAGCTGTCTGGCCAGAGCCGAGAAACGGGTCCAGAATTGTATCACCCTTATAGGAATAAAGCCTGATAATGCGATCAGGAATTTCTTCCGGAAATGGACAAGGGTGATCAATGATACCTGGAGGAACAGGTGCGATATGCCAAATATTATTTGCTATATCCTTCTTGAACAGTTCATCTATCGGATAAGCGCTCGATTTTTTGTGCCCATTGATCTCTTTATAGATTGGCTCACCAGGCTTACGAAGAATATGAATATATTCGGTCATGATATTTGGATAGAAATACCCGGGATAAGGCTTTTGAATAGCAACTCCTGCACGGCGTATCCCTGCCGTAACCTTGTTCCAAATAATATCCTGGTGAAAAATCCATCTTGGTTCTTCCCCGATAAGTTTTCCAAGAAGATCGTGGGGCGTTGCGAAATACCTGCCTTTCAATAAAATTGTACCAATGACAATTGCACAAAAACCACCAGGTTTTGTCACCCGGTACACTTCATCAAAAATTGAATTGCACCAATTCAGATATTCAATATATCCATCGTCATCTGATGACTGGAATCCATTTGCATATTTTCTGGTGCGATAATTCTTCTTCGTACCATGTTCGCTGAACGTATCGTAATCAATTGCATTCCAATAGGGGGGAGATGTAACCGTAAGCGCTACGCTATTGGATTCAACATCAACCATTTTTTCTGATGAGTGATGATAAAAATTATAATTTGTCATAGTTCTGCGGTGCTTTCAGCTTTGACTGAAAGCATCCTATCGCAGAAAGGTTAATTAATAATTAATCGGACAAAAAAATCCCCCGCCGGATGGAGAATGGCGGGGGAGACGATATATGCGCATCACGCCGGAGCCAGGGGAACGCCCGCAATGAGGCGCGCCGAGGCCCGGGGTCAGGCGGCGGCAAGGCTCCGCAACACGAAGGGCAGAATACCGCCATGGCGGTAGTATTCGGCCTCGCCTGCCGTATCGATCCGGCAGAGGAGCGGAACGTCCATGGCACTGCCATCGGTCTTCGTGATGGTGAGCGTGATGGTCATGCCCGGGGTGATGCCGCCGGCAATACCCGCAAGATCGAAGACCTCGCTGCCGTCAAGACCAAGGCTTTCGCGGCTGACCCCTTCGGCAAACTGAAGCGGCAGCACGCCCATCCCGATCAGGTTCGAGCGGTGGATACGCTCAAAGCTTTCGGCAACCACGGCCTTGATCCCGAGCAGTGTCGTTCCTTTCGCGGCCCAGTCGCGGCTGGATCCGGTGCCGTATTCCTTGCCACCAAAGACGATCAGCGGAACATTTTCAGCGGCGTATTTCATCGCCGCATCATAGATCGACATTTTTTCACCTGACGGCATATGACGGGTAACCCCGCCCGATGTACCCGCCACCATTTCATTGGCCAGACGAATATTGCCGAAGGTTCCGCGCATCATCACCTCATGATTGCCACGGCGTGAGCCATAGGAATTGAAATCCACGGGCCGCACCTGATGGCTGATGAGATATTCTCCCGCCGGACCATCGCGGTTGATACTGCCGGCAGGGGAAATATGGTCGGTGGTGATCGAATCCCCAAGAAGCGCGAGCATCCGCGCACCATGGATATCGGCAACACGAGACGGATCAACCTCCATGCTCATGCCGTTGAAATACGGCGGGTTGCGGACATAGGTGGAACCATCATCCCAGTCGAATGTCTGGCTGGCACCGGCGCTGATTTCCTGCCATTCCGGCGTGCCGTCAAACACATTGGCGTAACGTGAGGCATACATGTTCGGCGTCACGACCTGATCGACCACCGCGCGGATCTCCTCATTGCTTGGCCAGATATCCTTGAGCATCACCGGGTTGCCGTCGGCATCCTCGCCAAGCGGCTGTGTCGTGATATCCACCAGCATCGAGCCTGCCAGCGCATAGGCCACCACCAGCGGCGGGCTGGCAAGATAGTTCGCGCGAACATCGGGGCTGACCCGGCCTTCAAAATTGCGGTTGCCGGAAAGCACCGAGGTGACCACCAGATCATTTGAATTGATGGCGTCGGAAATCTCTTCGGGGAGCGGGCCGGAATTGCCGATGCAGGTGGTGCAGCCATAGCCGACCAGATTGAAGCCGAGCGCATCAAGCTCATCCTGAAGTCCGGCTTTTTCAAGGTAATCGGTCACCACCTGGGAGCCCGGCGCAAGCGACGTCTTGACCCATGGTTTGACTTTCATCCCCCTTGCATTGGCCGCTTTCGCCACAAGCCCGGCGGCGATCAGCACCGACGGATTGGACGTATTGGTGCAGGAGGTGATCGCGGCGATGGTCACGTCCCCATCGCTCAGCTTCTCTTCACGTCCGGCGACGTCAACGGCCCTGGGCTCACTGCGGCCGAGATCAGCCAGCACCTTGCCAAAACTGTCGGCCGCCATATCCAGCGGCACGCGATCCTGGGGCCGTTTCGGGCCAGCCAGCGCCGGCACGATCCCGCCAAGATCAAGGCTGAGCGTATAGGTGAAAAGCGGCGTTTCGGAAGAAGCATCACGCCACATGCCCTGGGCTTTGGCATAGGCCTCGACAAGCGCAACCCGCTCCGGCGCACGCGCCGTCAGTTCAAGATAGGCAATGGTTTCCGAATCGATCGGGAAAAAGCCGCATGTCGCGCCATATTCCGGTGCCATATTGGCAATCGTTGCCCGGTCAGCAAGTGAAAGCTGATCAAGCCCGTCACCGAAAAATTCAACAAACTTGCCGACAACACCCTTCTTTCGGAGCATTTCGGTCACCCGCAGCACCAGATCGGTCGCGGTTGCGCCTTCGGGCAGACGGCCCTTCAGCTCAAAGCCGATGACATCCGGCACCAGCATGGAAATCGGCTGGCCGAGCATGGCCGCCTCGGCTTCGATCCCGCCGACCCCCCAGCCGAGCACCGCCATACCGCCCACCATGGTGGTGTGGCTGTCGGTGCCGACACAAGTATCGGGATAGGAGATCGTTTCGCCATCCTTTTCCGCGGTCCAGATCGTCTGGGCGAGATATTCGACATTGACCTGATGGCAGATCCCGGTGCCCGGCGGGACAACACGGAAATTTTCAAACGCCTGACTGCCCCAGCGCAGGAAAGTGTATCGCTCGCCGTTGCGGGCCATTTCAAGGGCGACGTTCTTGGCAAAACTGTCCTTGCCCGCGAAATGATCCACCATGACCGAATGGTCAATCACCAGATCAACCGGCGAGAGCGGATTGATCTTTTCCGGATCACCCCCGAGCCTGACCATGGCATCACGCATGGCCGCCAGATCCACCACCGCCGGGACGCCGGTGAAATCCTGCATCAGCACCCGGGCCGGGCGATAGGCTATCTCATGCTCATTACCGCCGGTTTCGGCGCGGCGGGCAAGCCGCATGATGTCGTCATCGGTAACCGAAGCCCCATCCTGATTGCGGATGAGGTTTTCAAGCAGCACTTTCAGCGAATAGGGCAGCCGGGCGATACCCGGGCAGGTCTCGCTCAACGCCGCAAGCGAGTAATAGCCATAGGTCTTACCATCAACAGCAAGACTGCGATAACACTTGTCCTTGAGGTTTTCAGCCATGGAGAGCTCCCTTCAGCGATCAATAAAGGTTCCGCGCATCCGTGATGCGTATCATGGGAAATCCAGCGGCTAGCAGGGGTGCGCCCCTGTTCAAGTCTTGGAATGAGTATGAAATACCTGATCAGGACGGAATTTTCAACCGGCAACTCCGGCCGGACTGGGATTTCGCGCGCAATCCGAGGCTGGTTTTCAGCCCGAAAGAAGTATAGTGAAGAAAGGGATCCATATAAGGCCTTGCCCCTTTTCTCTTGCAATCACATTTAATGTATATACATTAAATGTGATTGCAATACGAATGGGATGAAAACAAGCGTCAACAGACATTGGATCAGCGTGGAATCGATTTTGCCGATGCGGAACGTCTTGATTGGGATCAAGCCATGACAGGTATAGATGATCGGGGTGATTATGGGGAAACGCGTTTTATCACCATAGCCCCGATTGATGATGATTTGTATGTTATGGCCTGGGTTCAGCGCAAAGATCGCGTTCGTATTATCAGTTTACGAAAGGCCAACAGCAGGGAAAGGACCAGATATGGACAAACCATACACAGATAAAAACGGTGAAACGCGTGAACTGGATGATGAATTCTTTGCCAAAGCAAAGCGAGGACGTCCGCGATTTCTGCCGGAACAGACCAAGGAAAAGATCAGTATCTGGCTTGATCGTGATATTCTGGCGTATTATCGGCAAACGGGCAAAGGCTGGCAATCCCGCGTAAACGCGGTTTTGCGCAGTCAATTACCTGATTCCCGGTAGATAGTACCATCATGCTCCCTCGCCTGATGATGAGGATGGGTTTTTTTGTCTTTCATCTTGTCGATCATTTCCTGCTCAGGTATTCCCTGTTCAGCAAGAAAACGGGTAAGATCGTCCATAGTCCCTGAATTAACATGTCCGATACCATTACCAAGATGCCGATCCTCAGCGTTGCCGACCTTGCCGCCGGGTATAGCGGCATGCCGGTGCTTCAGGGGTTCAGTCTCGAAATATCCCCAGGCATGATTCTCCTGATCAAGGGGATGAACGGAAGCGGCAAGACAACACTTCTGCGCTGCTGTGCCGGGCTCCTGCCCCCGCTTGCGGGCAGGATCATGATCACCGGCACGCCTCTTGCGGCAGATCGCCTTCACGCCGCCCGCCGAACCATCTATATCGGTCACCGCGACGGGCTGGCGGCTGAACTCACCTCCGAAGAAACGCTCAATCTCTGGGCGGCAAGCCGCGGGCTCTGCCCCGGGCCTGACGATCTGAAGGAAAGTTTTGCCGCCCTCGGGATGGGCGAGGTGATGGATCAGCCTCTACGCACGCTTTCCCAGGGCCAGCAGCGGCGGGTGAGCATGACACGGCTTGCCCTCATCACCAGGCTTGGCCTGACCCGCGAAACCCCGCTCTGGCTTCTCGATGAGCCGACCACCGCCATGGACAGCACGGCAACCAAAGCGTTTGCCGCCCTGATGCATGCCCATGCCGAAGCCGGCGGAGCAGCGGTGCTGACCACCCACCATGATCCGGGAATAATTGGTGCGGAAACCCTCACGCTTCTGGGAAGGCGCAACACATGATGACTTCAGGCCGCATCCTTAAAGCCGTGATGACGCGTGATCTTCTGATCGGCTGGCGCGGGCTTAGCGACAGTCTCGCCGGGGTCAGTTTCTTTGCTGTTATTGTCGCGCTGGTGCCGCTTGCCCTCGGGCCGGCGCCGGAAACCCTGCGGATGCTGGCACCGGCCATGATCTGGATTGCGGCGCTGATTGCCGCCCTGCCGCAGCTCGACCGGTTGTTTCAGCGTGACGCGGCGGATGGCTCGCTTGATCACCTTATCCTCATCCCGTTGCCGCTTCCTCTGGTCATTCTGGCAAAAGTTGCGGCGGGATGGATCATCATCGGCCTGCCGCTTGTGCTCATGACGCCGGTGATGGGGGTCCTGCTCGGGATTCCCTTATCATCGCTGGGCATCATCACGGCAACCGTTGCCATCGGGAGCATCGGGCTGATCCTGCTGGGCTCCCTGGCTGCCGCCATCACCATCGGTGCCCGCCGCGGGGCGGTGCTGATGGCGGTGCTTATCCTGCCTCTGGCCATGCCGATCCTGATCTTCGGGGCCGCCACCACCAGCGCCGCCTCGCTGGGCGAGCCCTGTTCAGCCTCGCTTCTCTTCCTGACGGCGGTGGTGCTGGCCTTGCTCGCAATCATCCCCTTTGCCACGGCCGCGGGCTTGCGGCATGCAGTGGAATAAAGAGATCAGCCTAGCAGATCAGTCGCGCCGGCG is a window of Alphaproteobacteria bacterium LSUCC0684 DNA encoding:
- the ccmB gene encoding heme exporter protein CcmB translates to MMTSGRILKAVMTRDLLIGWRGLSDSLAGVSFFAVIVALVPLALGPAPETLRMLAPAMIWIAALIAALPQLDRLFQRDAADGSLDHLILIPLPLPLVILAKVAAGWIIIGLPLVLMTPVMGVLLGIPLSSLGIITATVAIGSIGLILLGSLAAAITIGARRGAVLMAVLILPLAMPILIFGAATTSAASLGEPCSASLLFLTAVVLALLAIIPFATAAGLRHAVE
- the ccmA gene encoding heme ABC exporter ATP-binding protein CcmA — protein: MSDTITKMPILSVADLAAGYSGMPVLQGFSLEISPGMILLIKGMNGSGKTTLLRCCAGLLPPLAGRIMITGTPLAADRLHAARRTIYIGHRDGLAAELTSEETLNLWAASRGLCPGPDDLKESFAALGMGEVMDQPLRTLSQGQQRRVSMTRLALITRLGLTRETPLWLLDEPTTAMDSTATKAFAALMHAHAEAGGAAVLTTHHDPGIIGAETLTLLGRRNT